TTAAAGTCAAATTTGAACGGGTGGCAAACTTCGCAGTAAGAAGCGTTTGCTTGGAAGTTCATAGTATCTTTATACTTTGCAGCATAAGATGCAAGACCGCGTACATAACCAGTATTTAAACCATACTCTTCAAGAGTTTCTGGGAATTCTGGAACCCATTTTTTGATCTTTTTAACAGTTTCAGGAGTTAGGTTAAGCGCCCAAGTTCTTTGCCATTGGTTTGAACCTGGAGTGATAGTACCTGTTCCATCTTTTAACATACCGCCCTCAACATGGTATGTACCACGAAGCATCCACGCATCAACAAATCCAAATTTTGTTCTAAGGTGTCCAACAGTTGCATAAATTACATCAGGTGTGATACCTTTTGGTAGGATTGAAGCTGTATCTTCTGTGAAGACTGGGTCAGTTAGGTTATTGTTTAACTCTGGGTGTTCACCAGGGAAACGAATAGTTGTTGAGTGTCTTGATCTGCTCCAAGCTTCATACTGTGCAGGGTGGCACTCGCCGCATTTTTCAGAACCAACAAATTTGTTAGGAAACATTAGTGATGAACCGGCTGGAATTCTATACATCATAGAGCTATAGCCAGTGCCCGCTTCACGCTTACTAACTTTAGAAAGATCTTTACCATGACCCTCTTCTAGCCACTCATGACCACGGTCTACGACTTTGATCTTGCCATCTACTTTACCACCATATTTTGTGAAAATCGGGTGGTTTTTAAATAGCCAGTTGTACATCTCTTGCTCTTCTACAATGTAGTCTTGCAATGTCACAACACCTCTGTCTTTTAGCGTACCCTTAGGGTTTGCTATAACGCCCCTTGCAGCTTCTGTCATCTGCATATGAGCGTGTCCGCCAGCTTCTGCGGCACAGGCGCTAGAAGCAAAAATGCTAAGACCTGCCGCTAAGCCGAGTAACACTTTATCCAAATTTTTCATGTGTCCTCCTTCGCGAAAATTTGAATAGAAAATCAAAATGACTTCTTATTGAGAATATTACCAATAAAAAAGGGGGAAATAGGGGGAAAATAAATAAATTATGAATTAAAAATATTAATTGTAAATATTACGCTATTATTTACATTGCGAACAGAGATCTCTCCGTTGTATTTTTTAATGATCATCTGGCTCATATAAAGACCAAGTCCGCTGCCAGATTTTTTAGTAGTAAAATTTGGTTCAAAAATTTTACTTATAACGCTATCATCGATGTTTCCAGCATTATTTTCTATCATTATCATTTTTGAGTTTTCATTTATGAGTGATGAAATTTTCACCTGTTTTTCTGAAATTTCTTGCCCATTAAAAGCCTCTTTTGCATTGTTTATAATGTTTATTAAAATTTGTATTATTTCATTTACATTTCCAAAAAGGGTAAAATTTTGCTCTGGTTCAAAAAGTACATTTACGCAGTGTTTTTTAAGTGGGGCGCGAAGTAGTTTTATGGCTTGATTTATCGCTGTATAGCTTGAAAATTCGGACTTTGGAGCATTTGGATTAAAGAAGTTTTTAAAATCATCAATAGTCTCAGACATAAATTTAACCTGCTCATCCGTCTCTTTTATCTTTTCATTTAATATCTCTTTTGTTAACTTTCCGCGCTCATTAAAAAGCTCTAAATTTATAAGTATCGAGCTTATTTGGGCTAGTGGCTGCTTCCATTGATGGGAGATATTGCCTATCATCTCACCCATGCTGGCTAAACGACTTTGATTTATCATCAACTGCTCGTTTTGTTCTTTGATTTTGGCTACTTTTTGATGAATTTTAAATACAAAAAACAACAATACCATAACAACGACAAGCAGAGCAATAGCACTGGCTATAAATTCATTTTTATGATAGCTTAATATATGTTTTACAGGTATTTTAAACGAGATCATAGCTATAGTGTCGCCCACCTGACCTTGGAAATTTTCTATATTTTTATACTGCTCGACCATTTTTTTTGGCGCACTATTTATGTTATGACAAACCACGCATGAGGCTTGTGAATTTTTAATAGGAAGTCCTACATATATATAGGATGCGTTTGAATCATAAATGATCTGTGAATACTCTTCGTATTTTTTCTCTTTGAAATTTTCTAAAATTTCATACTCAAATGGCGTGCCTTGATGGGCTGGATTTAACGGATCGGTGGCTATTAATTTATAGCTATAGTTTATGTTTTGCTTTTGAAGCTGAATTTCATAAATTTCTCTTGTTATATAAGATGATGAAAGAAGCCTTGGATCAAAAAACTCTGGCGATAGATCACCACTTTCTTTTAGTTCATCTATTAAGGGGCGCTGAACATTTGAGACATAGTCTCTGACGGCATTCATGGTATTTAAAACATGCAAGGCCTCTTGTTTTGCATCTTTTAAAGCAAGCTCTCGATAAAACGCAAAAAACATCGAAAGTATGACTATGTAAAGCAGTGCAAATACCGATATAATCAGCGCAAACCTATACTTCAAACATATATCCTATGCCGTATAAATTTTTAATAACATCCTTGCCGACCTTTTTTCTAAGCTCTTTTACTATCGTCTTTATAGCCTCTTTTGTTGGCTGCTCAAACTCCCACATATAATCAAAAAGTTCCTCGTAGGTTACATTCTGATTTTTATGGTTTAAAAAGTACTCAAAAAGCTTACTTTCGCTCTTTGAAAGGTGCTGAATTTGCTCATCTTGATAGTGTATGATCTTTTTAGCAAAGTCATACTCCATGCCATCTTTTATCTTTACTATCGGCTGATGGTCTACCAGCTCTAAAGCTACATCCTTAAGAGCTCCGATTAGTGCATTTTTATCAAAAGGTTTTAGCAAAAAGCGTGTTATTTTTAGCTCAACTGCGCGCCACAAGTACTCTTGTTCGGTATGTGAAGAGACTATGATGATAGGGATTTTATGATTTTTAGCTCGTACTCTTTTTATCACTTCAAGCCCATCTATATGTGGCACAGTGATGTCAAATATAAAAACATCATATAAATTTGTCATCGCTTCATCAAGAGCCTCAAGTCCGTCTTTCACTCCTTTTACTTCGTTGAAAAATAGACCCAAAACCTCAGTCATATTTTTTAAAATTCCAGGCTCATCTTCGAGACAAAGCGCCTTTTTATTTGACAAAATATCCAAGATGCTATCATCTAACATAAATTTTCCTTTTTGTAAGAAACTTAATATAACATACCAAAGCTTAAAAATGATGATAAAATTTATAAATTATAAATAAATTTTAAGTATTTTGGTGCTTTTTGCCACTTTTTATTTATTTTTTATTGTATTTTTATCTTAAAATTGAGATAATAAAAAACACAAATTTCATGCAAAGGAGTTTCATGTTTAAAAACTTGAAAATTTCAACGAAACTCACTCTGACAAGCTGCGGCTTGGCAGTTTTGATTTTGTTGATGGTCGTGGGTATAGTTGCGTTTAAGTCGCTAAAAATGGCAAATGAAAATACAAGTGCCTATATAAAAAGCGAAGTCGAGAAAAACGCCAAAAGCATAGCAGTATTTTTATCTGATGGCTTGCAAGCTTCAAGGGTGCTTTCAGAAATGATCTCTGGAACGCTTGAGTCTGGGCACAAGCTCTCGCCTGAGTCTTTACTTGATGTATTTTTAGGTGTTGCAAAAAATAATCCAAATTTTGCAAGTGTTTGGTTTATGCCTGATGATAAGAGGTATTATAGTAAAGAGATAGATGGTGTATATGGAAAGTTTGTCTCTAAAACAAATGACTTTATAATACCTATAGTTTCAAATGCCACTGGTACTCCAGTTCAAGATCAAAGTGAGGGCGATCACCTTCAAAAAGAGTTTTATAATGCTTCAAAAAATAGCAAAAAAGCTCAAATTTTAGACCCATATGTTGATGTTTTAGAGGGTAAAAATGTCTTAATAACATCATTTACTTCGCCAGTTATCGTAGATGATAAAGTCGTGGGCGTCGTTGGTATAGACATGAATGTAGCAAAGTTACAAGAAACCGTGGGAGCTATAAAGCTTTATGATACAGATTATAGCTTTTTATTCTCTCATACAGGTAAATTTGTAGCCCACAATAAAGCCGAACTCATAGGCAAAAAGGCTACAGATATTAACCCGGATCTTCAAGTTTTTATAGATAGGCTATCAACAAACGAGTCGCTCGAGATAGAGACTGTTTCAGTTCTTACAAACCGTGCGGCAAAGATGGTGTATGCTGGTATTAGTGTGCCTGAATTTGATAAAAACTGGGGCATAGTTTTGGTGGCTGATGTAGACGAGACTTTAGCAGATGTCAATGAATTAAAAAATTTCATGATCATCTTTTCGCTAATCTCAGTCATAGTGCTATTCCTAACGATGTGGTCTTACTCTAGGACATTTGGTAAACGCATAGAAAGAGTAGCTAGCAACCTTGAGCACTTCTTTGAGTTTTTAAATTTCAAAACTGATAAAGCTGAACTAATAGCAATCAAAGCTAACGATGAGATTGGCAAAATGGGTATGCTCATAAATGATAATATCAAAATCACTCAGCAAAATTTAGTCGAGCAAAATGAGTTCATCGCTCAAGCTAGCGGTTTTGTGGATCAGATAAAACAAGGCAACTTCACTGCTACGCTTAACGCACATACCGCTCACCCAGCCCTAAACGAACTAAAAGAGACATTTGCTCAACTACAAAGAGCTCTTAAGGATGGTATAGCTAATAATGTAGTAGAGCTAAGTGGCTTACTAGATAAGTTTAAGAATCAAGACTATACAGGTAGAATGAATGACAATGGTCAAATAGCAGTTGGCATAAATGCTTTAGGTGATGCTATAACAGCTATGCTAAAGACAAATTTAGACCAAGCAGAAGTTCTTCAACAAAAAGCTCAAATCCTAGCTGATTCTATGAAACAAGTAACAGATGGAGCAAACTCTCAAGCAAATAGCTTACAAGAAAGTGCAGCAGCAGTTGAAGAGATGAGT
The genomic region above belongs to Campylobacter suis and contains:
- a CDS encoding c-type heme family protein, which produces MKYRFALIISVFALLYIVILSMFFAFYRELALKDAKQEALHVLNTMNAVRDYVSNVQRPLIDELKESGDLSPEFFDPRLLSSSYITREIYEIQLQKQNINYSYKLIATDPLNPAHQGTPFEYEILENFKEKKYEEYSQIIYDSNASYIYVGLPIKNSQASCVVCHNINSAPKKMVEQYKNIENFQGQVGDTIAMISFKIPVKHILSYHKNEFIASAIALLVVVMVLLFFVFKIHQKVAKIKEQNEQLMINQSRLASMGEMIGNISHQWKQPLAQISSILINLELFNERGKLTKEILNEKIKETDEQVKFMSETIDDFKNFFNPNAPKSEFSSYTAINQAIKLLRAPLKKHCVNVLFEPEQNFTLFGNVNEIIQILINIINNAKEAFNGQEISEKQVKISSLINENSKMIMIENNAGNIDDSVISKIFEPNFTTKKSGSGLGLYMSQMIIKKYNGEISVRNVNNSVIFTINIFNS
- a CDS encoding response regulator transcription factor, with the protein product MLDDSILDILSNKKALCLEDEPGILKNMTEVLGLFFNEVKGVKDGLEALDEAMTNLYDVFIFDITVPHIDGLEVIKRVRAKNHKIPIIIVSSHTEQEYLWRAVELKITRFLLKPFDKNALIGALKDVALELVDHQPIVKIKDGMEYDFAKKIIHYQDEQIQHLSKSESKLFEYFLNHKNQNVTYEELFDYMWEFEQPTKEAIKTIVKELRKKVGKDVIKNLYGIGYMFEV
- a CDS encoding cache domain-containing protein, translating into MFKNLKISTKLTLTSCGLAVLILLMVVGIVAFKSLKMANENTSAYIKSEVEKNAKSIAVFLSDGLQASRVLSEMISGTLESGHKLSPESLLDVFLGVAKNNPNFASVWFMPDDKRYYSKEIDGVYGKFVSKTNDFIIPIVSNATGTPVQDQSEGDHLQKEFYNASKNSKKAQILDPYVDVLEGKNVLITSFTSPVIVDDKVVGVVGIDMNVAKLQETVGAIKLYDTDYSFLFSHTGKFVAHNKAELIGKKATDINPDLQVFIDRLSTNESLEIETVSVLTNRAAKMVYAGISVPEFDKNWGIVLVADVDETLADVNELKNFMIIFSLISVIVLFLTMWSYSRTFGKRIERVASNLEHFFEFLNFKTDKAELIAIKANDEIGKMGMLINDNIKITQQNLVEQNEFIAQASGFVDQIKQGNFTATLNAHTAHPALNELKETFAQLQRALKDGIANNVVELSGLLDKFKNQDYTGRMNDNGQIAVGINALGDAITAMLKTNLDQAEVLQQKAQILADSMKQVTDGANSQANSLQESAAAVEEMS